The Miscanthus floridulus cultivar M001 chromosome 6, ASM1932011v1, whole genome shotgun sequence genomic interval AATGCAAAAAGTTTAGGTGCTTTCAACCAAAGTTCACAAGTCTAAGTTCGATTGTAGAAAAGAtcatacaaatgaaaaaaataaaagaaaaaagaaaagcaaTAGTATAACACTCCCTAAAACATTGGATGAACTGTTACAAGGATATATCCAGAATTTCTGAAAATAACCTGTTTGTCAAGTTCCTCGATTACGTCATCAAATAGCTCTTTCGGTGTGGAGCCAGATGTGTTTGAGGCTACAGCCAAGTAAGACTCTGAATCTTTTATCTGTGAATTGATAAAATGTAAAGAATCAGGAAAAGCATTTTTTAACACTCTCTCTGAAAATAAATATTTCAAGAACCTGTGCACAGTAATCACGCCACCGAGTTCTTGCGTTAAGTGTACCATCAGCGACATGTTCTTCCAACATTTTACGGAACCCATCACGGTTTTTCCTCTCTTGTCTTCTCACTTGATCCTGTATGTGAACGTTAGCTTAATTTTCATCTATAGGTTGGAAAAAATAATACGGCTAGATTCTTGACGAGGAATAATAATGTAGTACCTTTTGTATCCGCTTCtgctcttcctcttctttctccaggtGCCGTATGTACTCCTGCAATATACAAAATGTATAATTGAACATGAACCACGAAACAGTAAAAGTTGACTGAAGGCCAGGAAATAATTACTTGAAAAATATCCAAGCGATCGATCTTCTCAAGTCGCGAATAGCGTTCATCATCTTCCAGACGTTCCTGAACTTTTCTCCACTGAGTAGTTGCCTGCaataatgaaaaaaattattCATTTGTAGAGCTTCTGTATAAACAGATTGACTATATGAGAAATCAAAGAAATAACCTTGATGAAGTCACATGATTCTAGAAAAGCTCTGTATTCTGCTACATATCTTTTGTGTTCTTCAGCAGCCTTGGCtttttcctacagtatggtaTGTATTAGATCAAGCACAGCATAAAGTACAATGAGTTAAACCGTGTCATCAGTGGTTTATGGTGAACATGTGACATTTCTGAAGCTAAAACTCCATTGTCAAAAACTAACAAGGTGCTTGAACACAATCCTAACGCTAGTGCAACTTTGGTTGATATATCTACACCTTGCCACACTTACCAAATTATGCCTAAGGTGTGAATAACAATTTGCTCTGCCACACCTTAGGCATGTTTGGCACGTGTGAGTCTGATATGTGGGGTATGAAGCTAAAAAGGTGTGGCCAGCCACAAATGTGGCAGCTCGCCACACCTTAGGCAATGCTTGGCACGTGTGACGACAAAATATGTGCTATTAAGCTAAAAGCAAGCCACAATTATTGGGAACCAAACCCACCTAAGAAGCTGTGGCTTCCCTTACCTTGTGAAATTACAAGTTATGGACACCATCGAAATATACCCTAAATTTTATCTTACTGCAAAGTTCACAGGATGGAAGGGGTTTAACCTTCCTCATTCGATACCCTCTTGGCTGTACTGCCACAAAGGCCATGGAATTGGGTCATGCTGCAAGTAACGGCTATGCCCATATAACAAGGCCAACCCATCTAGAATGAAGCTGTTCTCTCAAGTGAACGGCACTGAATAAAGTGCTTATAATAAGTATGAAAGAAACAAATAGCTTCAAGACTAACTGTGATTCCAGAAAAAAATATTTTGGAAGGAAAAATGTAAATTCTCCATTGATAAATTGCAgcgaatttgttttttttttttcaaaagcgtAGTACTAGGATAGAAGAGAGTGAAGCCACAGAATCCAAAACCAGTATATCAACAAAGAAATATATGAACGTTCAAAGATCAACAGTAAGAACTACCACAGTGAAAGGCGTCACAaggcaaaaagttaaatatctaATGACCTTCTTATGCAGTTCCACAAGATAGTTCTCAAATAAATCTTCACGCTCCCTTGGACGCTCAACTGCTTTGAACCTTTCATCATCTTCAAACATAAGTATTGCTTTGCTGCACAATGAACAAAAAAAAAGTACGTGTGActccaacaagaaaaagaatcaaAACATCAACACTATCAAACGGAAACTCCAATTATCTGgtgaaattttagaaaaaaaacaacaGCCAAGCTTGGATGCTATATACAAAGAAAATACTGGAATTGGGCGTATACCTCCATCTTGTCAATGATGTGAGCTCCTTGCATTCCTGAATAAAAAAAACAAGGCATTCACTGACACGGTACATATACAGTAATAGAAAGGAGAAAACTTACTATAGTAGAACTAGCTTACTTCCAGCATTGCAAGGAAATCATCACGTGCTTTCCTATGTTTGACACGTTTTTCTTCGGCTTCGAATTTTTTGCGCTGGTTCAAGTACTGTAGAAATAAAATCATAATACCTGGGCCTCAGTGAAACATTTACTACAAAGATCTGGAGTTGAGGATACTGCTAAGAAGGGTCAGGATCTTATAAGAAACAAACGCTGACCTCGTTGAAAGCTTGCTTTCTCTCTCCAAGAGTTTTCAAAGCACCATATCTTTTGTCATTTATGATGACTCTCATAGTCTGAAAATGTTATAACAGTGTTACACATTTCATCGGTTGATGTTAAGTAGAGACGAGTTCCATACCTGATCCCATGTCCAATCAGACTCAACATTTACTGACTCGAGCAGGGACTTGAACACATTTTTTGCTTCCTACAAATCAAAAATATAAATGAGGTTGCCAAGTCATGAGCAAACATTCCAATTTATAATTTGCTTCTTTCAAGCCATCTCACCATCTTAGTGGCATAGACTacaggttcttcttcacttgtttTCTCCTCCAGTGGAGTGACATTAATCTTCCCTGCAACTGGCATGGTCTTTTTGGCCTCCTACAGAGTAGCATGTTGAAGCGGCGTCAACATTCAGTTACAGAGAGGGAAAACTAAACAGTTAAGTCCACTAGCCACTATTAAAAGAGATAATATAAAAAAAGATAATATAAGTGCGAAAATATGGTTTCATCCACAGAAAAAGGACTGTCCAGTTCAAATCGTTCTAATTTCCATCAAAGTAGAAACTATATAGCTGAGACTATAGATGTCCCCTCCCTCTCTTTCAAATAtccatgatttttcttttttgaaatAAAAAGATGGAGAGAATAATTAACTTCAGTATGATACCTAGTTACCAAGAAAATAGGCTCCACAAGGATGTTGACAAGGATATTCACATAGAAATTGAAATGGAGCAAAAACTGCAAACTTTATAACAAAAAGGCAACCATAGACAAATTGTTACAATGTGGGGTCACTGACTTGGACAAGATTTAGCAAAGGATTATAAATACATCAATTATGAAGCACTTGCAAATCTTATGAAACAAAACAACATGCGTAAAGCAAATATACCTCCAAATCTTCAGCGGATGTACCATCCTCTGTGTCAGCCCCAGTGGTCAGAGATGAATTTTCATTGTTGTTTCTGCAATGTAACAAATAAACATATTAGCAGGCATTTGAACATCAGGTAGCATATACTACAGGATGAAAAATGGTAAACATGTGTGAAAACCTGCTGGCCCCTGCATCTGTTGCAACTAATGGAACTTCTGTGCTTGTTGCAACAGGAACAACAGCAGTACTTGGACCACCATTTTGCATGCCAACAATTGAACTGGAAGTGTTCTCCGCGTTGCGTGACGGGGCAGCACCAGGAGGAACAGAGTTTGATGACCCAACATGTGAGCTGGGAGCAATTATACCAACAGCAGATGAAGACTGATTAGCAGGTATAGTAGAAGGTTCAGAGGCAGCAGATCCAACAAGAGCACTGGCAGCTATTCCTGATTCTCGATCAGGTTGTTGATTTGATGCCTTCTCTGCCAATTCACGTGCaacctgagagagagaaaataattGCAGCAATAATGTAATTTTCAATTAAACAAATATAGatgaagaaaagaagagaaagaagaaaaccTTTAACTCATCAGGAATAGTCCATCTTGATTGCTTGGTCACTTTGTTGAAATAGTACCTTCAGTGATAGAACAGTCAAAATACGGAAAGAAAATGGAGGATCCATTGACATATTGACATATAAATAAAAAGATCTAATTGGCAATTAATTCCAGTATAACTTACTTTCGTCCTTCTGGTGTAGTAAATTCTTTCCATTCGGTTGAGGCATCAGCCCTCTGTTAAATTAACAAAACCAATTGAAATACAAATTAATACAGCAAGGACGCATTAAGTACGTTACTTATATTAGAGAATGAACTGCTCTCAAGCAAAAAGAAACAAGAATGATTTGTTGGTCCTTTGCAAGTGCTCAACCAAATTTAAAGAATCAATCTAAATAGATAGAAAGCACAAAATAACGCAAAAGGGCAAAGAGTGTGCATGAATTTATGCACAGAAGCACACTGGGAATAGCACACTAACCTGCATAGGGCTAGCATAGGGCTAGCTAAACAGATGATATCAGGCACAAGCATAGGGCTAGCTAAACAGAACAAAATCATATGGCTAAGCTGCATGACTATAAGAAAATAGCACACTAACCTCCAAAGGTGTCATCAACTCAACTGGTTTCTCCCAACTTGATTGCCTTGTCTTCTTATTATAGTAGTACCTAGAAAATGAAAGGGAAAAATTAAAGCAAACCAGCTAAAGAGAAAACCAAAACATGAAATACTTAAATTACAAAAGCTTGTAACGAAGTTAATAACGGAaaggaatttaaaaaaaaaatactaactTTTTCCCCTCGGCTGCAGTGTGCTCCTGCCAGCCTGAAGAGCTAGGTTCAGACAAGTTGACCTGGTCATTTGCAAACTCAGTTATTCCAAAGTCAACGATATAAAATATTGTATAGTGGACAAAAACAATTGATACAGTAGAGGTTACAAAATTTGACAAAAAACAGGTGATGAAGCATAGGTCTGGCAATACTTACTGAAGGCAAAGTTGTTGGAGCTGACACTGGCTGGTGCCCAGACTGCATTAGAGGAGGCACATGAGGTACATTCTGTCCTGGGCCTGTACCCCAGGGTTGCACTACAGGAGGAATCGATGTTGGTTGATACTGAAATGTCGAAGTTAACAAGTTAGTAGATTAACCTAAGACTAGTAACAGACATCATACGGAAATAATTAACTCGCAAAGAGTGACTAATAGGACTAACTGTATAGGTCGGGGGTTGCATAGGGGCACCCATGCTGGGCAAATGGCCCCCAGGATACGCAGTTTGTTGCTGCCGCTGCATAGGCGCTGATGACATTGGTCTAGCTGGCTGATATACCATGGGAACCCCTTGTGACGCAGGTGGAACTTGATTTGAGTGAGGCAAGTGCTGCCCAGGATTGTGGAAAATGTGGCATTTGCCCAGGCATGCCAATGTTAGCCCCCGGCATAGGCTGACCAACAGGACGAAACTGCTGTGCTGCTGGCGGCATGAACTGAGGAGGCTGCTGCGAAGGAACCACTGGCCTAAACTGAAAGTGGAGCATGAGGAGCAACATTAGAAACATAGCCTAGAATTCTGGAAGCAACGAATGtggaaagaaacaaaaaaaatctaaaattcaGTTTACCTGCATGGGCATTGGTGGTCCAAGATTTTGTGGCTGGGCACTAGAACCCATCATGGGAGGCCTGGGAGGCTGCTTGTAAGACAATAAAGATGATTAGCACTATGTACACTACAGATGACATGACAAAATAATATTTACAGCATGTGACAGCACTTACCTGAGGCGGCCCAGGAGCCTGCATATTACTAGCCATCAAGCCACCATCAAAACACCAACAAAGAAGAGTAGGAAGAGCACCTCCAGAGATCACAGCTGTAAACCGTCCAAAGTATGGAAAAACAAAGATTGATTATAGAACATAACTCGTGGAGAACAAATAAGCTATTGGATAAGAATAAGAGCTGCAACAGCTAACTTGAAAACTCCCACTGGCACGTGCTTGCTATCTAACAATACGTCCAAAGTACAGAAAACAAAGATTGATTATAGAACATGACACGTGGAGAACAGAGAAGCTATTGGATAAGAGCTGCAACAGCTAACTTAAAAACTCTCATCGCCACGTGCTCACTAACAATACGAGGAGTAACGGAAACTCTAGGTGTGTGGCGCTTTGCCTTGCCTAGCCGCCTTtgacttccccccccccccccccccccccccccccccgccgcgaAAAAGGGTAACCAAGCTTCCTTCTTGGTTAAAGGAATCCGACCCCTTCCATTTTGTCGGCACGCATATTATGAGCATTGGATCAGATAGAGTCCAACCCAGTTTATTGCTACTACAGACCAGATATAGCTAAAACCAAAAGATCTCCCCACCGTGGGTCTCATATGCACTACGAGAATTCTAGGCATTCCTTAGGAATCAACTCCTCTGCACTAAAACATCCAACTTGTGCCGCCTAATAAATAAATCAAATCAAACTAAAAGTTGCTGGAACATCTTGCGATCCCAATCTTACGCCAGAAGGCACCCTAGCAGCTAGAGCGAGAAACCCTAGCaggcagttagggtttgaatgctcaGTTTAGCACAGCAGCAAGGGAGAGAAGGCGTGGGCATACCTGCTGGGTCGTGCTTGTGCCCGGTGAAGGATCCGACGAAGACCTGGGCACCTAGCGtagggcggaggcggaggcggaggcggaggcggtggtCGCGCAGTCGTCCCCGCGAGAGAGACGCAAGCGGGGTGAACCGAAGAAAAAGGCAGCGTGATTTGTGAACGCAGTCCAGGGctgacccaaaatccaaaaagctgctacagtacctgtcacatcgaatgtttgcggctcatgcatggagcattaaatatagacgaaaagaaaaactaattacacattttggtgggaaattacgagacgaacgttttaagcctaattaatcaatgtttggacactatttgccaaataaaaacgaaggatGCTACTAGgaacccaaaatccaaattttgcAAACTAAACGAGGGCTAAGAGATCCGATACAAATTTTGATGGGCCTCGAGCAGGCCGGGCCGCTGCTTTGTAGTTGTACGTACAATCTTATCTGTGTAGGGCACTAGGGCTGTAGGCACCCAACCCAATTAAAAAGGCTAGGCTTCCGGGAAGGGAAGAGGCTATCCACAGTTTCATCCACAGTTTCTAGTGTTTTGATTTTGACTAGTTTGTGCTCGTGTGTTGCTACGGAatagctaaacttttatactaaaaatacacggatcacatgataagataataatactgtgaaattaaataccgaagttatagtgacatttaattcaaaaagcaaagattatgaaattagcagagagcgcggcgtcgtaggctcactAACTCGACTGTATAAACTTTTTTTATTCGGCTAAAATAATGTTTTACATCGACAGGAAGAAATCTCTTATATCATTtccgtgatacggctaagataatgttttatgtCGGTAAGAAGAAATCTTCGACatctatttctttcgtgcgccaataaagaAATTTTGCTAAACCGTGCAATAGGGATGATGATGTTTGAGAAGGGTGTCTAAGCGAGCCCGACCCTGACACAGACACCCGCACCCGAGTCCATGTATTGTGTTTAGAATTTTGTGGTAAACCATACACTTTTGTAAGAGATATAATATACCTAATAAAAATACTAAAACACACTCGGTTTCACACATTTATCCAGTTTATCATAAATAATGTTCATTTAGCATCAATAATCGATTGGTATTGCAGAGGGTCAGATAATCTACATGTTGGAAACATGGAGCTAGTATGAGCAAACATTGAAAACCATATAAAGCAACATAAGTAAAGAATGAAGCACACATTCTGTTCTGCAGCAGGTAGGCCTTGAGTGAATCGGTACATATACCTGATCTCTGCATTTTCCTTCTCAGATTTCAATTATAGTTCAATGTTAACAAAAGAATCTTCAGATTCAGGAACTTCTTTGGTTGCTACTCAAATCCAGCATATGAAAATGTCTTCTTGAACACAACATCATTCACCAGAAAAGAATCTCTCTAGGTACCTTCAGGGAACCTAAGATGCATACAACAGGTATTAATGTCTTATCatgaaaaatcaaatgaatactATATTATGTGGCATGCCTAGTATGTAAAGTCTGTAATCAAGGGCAAAATAAAGCAACGAACGCATCAGAGGCGTATTGGGCACCTTGACATATTTTGTAATTAACTTGATTAGCTAGGTATTTAAGTGAAGCAATACATCGATTTTTTGATAGCCAGAGACCGTGACTGATAAGGCACACAATCACCCGTTGAGTCTTAGAGTACTGCATAAAAAATGGTATAGGAATTTTCATGTTTTTTGCCTTCCTGATTTGTTGTGGTTGTTATGGGAATTGATTTTTGTCTTTCTGATTTGCTGCGGCTATTATGGGGATTGAGCTGATTGCATGGAGTGAGTGCGCATTGCCTTCCTGATCTGATCGCATGAAGCGGCTTTGGTGTCGCACCTGTGGACAaaatagttatgaatgttttagttgtagagattgaacaaaaaaagaaaatattCGCCCCAAATTTAGGTCACCTCCGTCCCTCGAAATCGACGTCTTCATCCATCCCGCGCGCGTCCTTGGCATCTCCGTGCGTTAAGCTCGAGGCAACAAGTCTTTGACAACTGAGCTCGCAATCGCGCCTTTCCTTCAACAATTGAGCTCACAGCCTCGCCCTCCTCCATGGCATGGGTGGTACAAGCAGCTACTACTTGAGATCTAGCAAAGTGGTGCACAAATGGTTGTTTCTTGAGCTCATGAGGAGCCGACGGCGGTTGTGGCAGGCATCATCGGTGCACGCGGCAGGTGCACGAGTCGATTGTGCATGGGGAGGACAAGAGGCGTTGATGTACGAGGATAAGGCAGGGTCAAGCTGCGCTTGGGTGAGTAGATGTGGACAATCGGGCACCGTCGAGGCAAGGTCAGGCGGTCGAGTGGCGTTGGGGCGAGGACGAGCGACCATGCAGGGTTGGCGGGCACGAGCGGCCGTGCGaaggggaagaggaagaagaggtagaTAAGATTGTCTCACATGTGAGGCCCACAAAAACAATGGCTGGTGGTGTTAGTCTCCTACACTCCATCCATCCTATTTGACTGCCCAACCAAACCATAAATATTAATGGATCCATCCCTCTAGTGGCGGAGCGTGGGGACTAAATAAGCGGGACCAAATTGTACAACAAGATCATAGTTGAAATGCATCATATTGTGCCATATCTCAATGATCAAGTCTATCAAATTATTAAGCGTAGCAAAATACGTTTCTCTTTACTTTCCATTTGTTGAACCTGTTTTTCACATTGAATGCAGCAGATTTACTATAGAATATACTAGCTATTTACAGCCATGACCCAGTTTGGCCTCCACGAGGCTCCACCAATGCATCCCTCTCAACCACAATGCATCCCTCTCAACCAAACACTAGTTAAGACAGTCCAATCCTCAAAAATAGACATGGAATCATCCCAGTCCCGCCTCATCTAGGAACCAAACACACGCTTAGCTAGTTTCTAGTTCTTAGTTGTAAACTCATACCATGCTATTTAGTGGAGGACTATAGCCCTAATC includes:
- the LOC136456081 gene encoding LOW QUALITY PROTEIN: pre-mRNA-processing protein 40A-like (The sequence of the model RefSeq protein was modified relative to this genomic sequence to represent the inferred CDS: deleted 1 base in 1 codon); its protein translation is MASNMQAPGPPQPPRPPMMGSSAQPQNLGPPMPMQFRPVVPSQQPPQFMPPAAQQFRPVGQPMPGANIGMPGQMPHFPQPGQHLPHSNQVPPASQGVPMVYQPARPMSSAPMQRQQQTAYPGGHLPSMGAPMQPPTYTYQPTSIPPVVQPWGTGPGQNVPHVPPLMQSGHQPVSAPTTLPSVNLSEPSSSGWQEHTAAEGKKYYYNKKTRQSSWEKPVELMTPLERADASTEWKEFTTPEGRKYYFNKVTKQSRWTIPDELKVARELAEKASNQQPDRESGIAASALVGSAASEPSTIPANQSSSAVGIIAPSSHVGSSNSVPPGAAPSRNAENTSSSIVGMQNGGPSTAVVPVATSTEVPLVATDAGASRNNNENSSLTTGADTEDGTSAEDLEEAKKTMPVAGKINVTPLEEKTSEEEPVVYATKMEAKNVFKSLLESVNVESDWTWDQTMRVIINDKRYGALKTLGERKQAFNEYLNQRKKFEAEEKRVKHRKARDDFLAMLEECKELTSLTRWSKAILMFEDDERFKAVERPREREDLFENYLVELHKKEKAKAAEEHKRYVAEYRAFLESCDFIKATTQWRKVQERLEDDERYSRLEKIDRLDIFQEYIRHLEKEEEEQKRIQKDQVRRQERKNRDGFRKMLEEHVADGTLNARTRWRDYCAQIKDSESYLAVASNTSGSTPKELFDDVIEELDKQYQEDKTQIKEVVKSGKIPMTTSWTLEEFQTAILEDDALKGISTINVKLIYDDQLERLREKEQKEAKKRQRLGENFSDLLYSIKEISASSTWDDSKQLFEDSQEFRALDSETYARELFEECVVHLKERLKEKERLREEEKAKREKEREEKEKKKEKEKERKDKERKEKERDHREKEREKEKGKDRSRRDEMELDGADLDTHGTKDKKRDKDKEKKHKRRHHDTDDVSSERDDKDDAKKSRRHSSDRKKSRKHAHGSDSDSENRHKRHKKDRDSSRRNGGHELEDGELGEDGEVH